A genome region from Methanobacterium aggregans includes the following:
- a CDS encoding histidine kinase dimerization/phosphoacceptor domain -containing protein produces MEIFEGHVRSPSFKNGVIIASGVFIIYILLNILFSNKNFYAELNDLAMAFVSFIAFLSIAYAAKVSKVYSQKIYVAWGLLAIAQFFWFVGDFSWFFIETFFKQVPFPSLADLFYLSYYPIFLLGIYFLPKRPLKKDERFNSALDIGIIMFSSILIFWNFLIGPMIDTNLSSPLLNQILTVYYPISDLILLFALSILSYRRLLNVNFEPLLLLMVGALIMIMSDSIFGYQSMLGTIQNGGVSDISYVIAVMIIGLAGVLQVNALISNAKEDSKIPEYSLEVPMSYIPYIWMIIPFFLLIWGHFHGTYLSFTTIALGVILIILMTLTRQISTLKDNNRLYRELHRINKDLESKVYERTEELLNTNKNLQNEIAEREKIEDDLKIKVELLDTATDSIVLHDVEGKLLYANEKAAKMRGYSKEELMKLNVYDLNVPGKSKFTGQYVDELMVKGETIFESAQYHRDGTVIPIEVNAKMVTHNKDLLILSTARDITDRKENEAKLRCYQEHLEDMVEERTKTLEKTNKMLQNEVDAHEKAEKEILASLEEKEVLLREVHHRVNNNMQIISSLLNIQSNYTDDPETNHVLRDSRNRIRSMAMIHEKLYISDKLSKIDFSGYVKSITSNLLQNPEVNPDLIKINVDVDDFSIGMETAVPMGLIINELVTNSIEHAFPQGKGDIDLNLHKNCETFILTVRDNGLGLPEGLDPKKVKTLGLRLVNSLVEQLDGSMEVEVEQGTRFKITFKELNYSKRAEIY; encoded by the coding sequence TTGGAAATTTTTGAAGGTCATGTTCGTTCACCATCATTTAAAAATGGAGTTATAATTGCTTCAGGCGTTTTTATCATTTACATCTTGTTGAACATCCTATTTTCAAATAAAAACTTTTATGCAGAACTCAATGACTTAGCTATGGCTTTTGTAAGTTTCATTGCATTTTTGTCCATTGCTTATGCTGCAAAAGTTTCTAAGGTTTATTCACAAAAGATCTACGTTGCATGGGGACTTCTTGCCATTGCCCAGTTCTTCTGGTTTGTGGGTGACTTTTCATGGTTTTTTATCGAAACCTTCTTTAAACAAGTACCATTTCCATCGTTAGCAGACCTATTTTACCTCTCTTACTACCCAATTTTCCTTTTAGGAATATATTTCCTGCCTAAGAGGCCACTCAAGAAGGATGAAAGATTCAACAGTGCACTGGACATTGGAATAATAATGTTTTCATCCATCCTGATCTTCTGGAATTTTCTCATAGGGCCCATGATCGATACAAACCTTTCAAGTCCACTATTAAATCAAATTTTAACGGTTTATTATCCTATTTCAGATTTAATATTGCTCTTTGCCCTTTCAATCCTTAGCTACAGGCGTCTTTTAAATGTGAATTTTGAACCCCTCCTTCTCCTGATGGTAGGGGCTCTAATCATGATAATGTCCGATTCAATATTTGGATATCAATCCATGTTGGGTACAATTCAAAATGGAGGAGTATCTGACATTAGTTATGTTATTGCTGTGATGATAATAGGCCTTGCAGGGGTTCTTCAGGTAAATGCCCTTATTTCTAATGCCAAAGAGGATTCTAAGATTCCAGAATATTCCCTTGAAGTACCAATGTCCTACATCCCTTACATATGGATGATCATACCCTTCTTTTTACTTATATGGGGCCATTTTCATGGAACATATCTGAGTTTCACGACTATTGCACTGGGAGTTATATTAATCATTTTAATGACTTTAACTCGCCAAATTAGTACATTAAAGGATAATAACAGGCTTTATAGGGAGCTTCATAGGATTAACAAAGATTTAGAGTCCAAAGTTTATGAAAGGACAGAGGAGCTTTTAAATACCAATAAAAACCTCCAAAATGAGATAGCAGAACGTGAAAAAATTGAGGACGATCTTAAGATAAAGGTTGAACTTCTGGACACAGCCACAGATTCAATTGTTCTCCATGATGTGGAGGGGAAACTGCTCTACGCCAATGAGAAAGCTGCTAAAATGAGGGGTTACTCCAAGGAAGAGTTAATGAAACTCAATGTTTATGATCTGAATGTTCCAGGTAAGTCCAAATTCACAGGACAGTACGTAGATGAGTTAATGGTTAAGGGTGAGACAATATTTGAATCAGCACAGTACCATAGGGATGGGACTGTGATACCCATTGAGGTAAACGCTAAAATGGTTACCCATAATAAGGATCTACTGATACTGAGCACAGCCCGTGACATTACAGATCGAAAGGAAAACGAGGCAAAACTCAGATGTTACCAGGAGCATCTTGAAGATATGGTGGAAGAGAGAACAAAAACCCTGGAAAAAACGAATAAAATGTTGCAAAATGAGGTGGATGCACACGAAAAAGCTGAAAAAGAGATCTTGGCTTCATTAGAGGAGAAGGAAGTTCTTTTAAGGGAGGTTCATCATCGTGTTAACAACAACATGCAGATCATCTCAAGCCTCCTTAACATACAGTCCAACTACACAGACGATCCAGAAACAAACCACGTACTAAGGGACAGCAGAAACAGAATCCGTTCTATGGCAATGATCCATGAAAAACTTTACATATCAGATAAATTATCAAAGATAGACTTTTCTGGATACGTGAAGAGCATCACAAGCAACCTCCTGCAGAACCCTGAGGTTAACCCGGATCTCATTAAAATCAATGTTGATGTGGATGATTTCTCAATTGGTATGGAAACTGCAGTTCCAATGGGCCTGATAATCAACGAACTTGTTACAAACTCAATAGAACACGCATTTCCACAAGGAAAGGGGGATATAGATTTAAATCTACATAAAAACTGTGAAACATTCATTCTCACTGTAAGAGATAATGGTTTGGGATTACCGGAAGGTTTGGATCCTAAAAAGGTTAAGACTCTTGGGCTTCGTCTTGTGAACAGTCTTGTTGAACAGCTTGATGGAAGTATGGAAGTTGAAGTGGAGCAGGGGACAAGGTTTAAAATAACCTTTAAGGAGCTTAACTACTCAAAAAGGGCTGAAATTTATTAG
- a CDS encoding DHH family phosphoesterase, with amino-acid sequence MKRTCLECKGKGYKITGYNECETCHGTGVKGEVNLKDHFKGLSNNAVKHFQLDEEEEVPCSVCKGKGEIELHETCQECGGKGEMNVCKKCGKEIDSGDYCRDCEPKNKVYILSPACDIDDLEVGTDYKGKITRVENYGVFVSLSKKTYGLLRMRSPPFSVGEELFVKIIEIKRKKGEVDLTTSSIKGNYELVTLKKNIARTKIGDITTKSMGKTVSLTGEIVQIQQTSGPTIFTVSDETSTTWAAAFNEPGVRVYPEIITGDIVEIMGEVSLHGGKIQIESESIEKVQGKEEAEMRKLINDALDERAEPEPTEFLIESPTLDKLRPKMMEAAKAIRRAVLDGRSILVRHHADADGICAGVAIEKAVVPILREANNDSDAEWHFFKRAPSKAPFYEIEDVVKDLSFSLEDMERHGQKLPLLVLLDNGSTEEDILAIMQVKIYGIEVVVIDHHFPGEVTDGKVAVDEYVDTHVNPYLVGGDSQITAGALAVEVAKMINPDVKERLIHFPGIAAVGDHARSTEAEAYIKLAEEKGYSPEDLDRVATCIDFEAFFLRFMNGRGIIDTILGLGDPDKHEKLIEALYNESQRRVETQMRAALPNLKTQELPNGLVFSVLDVEKFAHKFTYPAPGKTCGFVHDNLVQRYGEERPIVTLAFGPDFSVIRATDAVNEKFGFNLNNIVSKLAVEIPAAGIDGGGHECAGSLKFIEGLSKEVLDAFAREVADLKE; translated from the coding sequence ATGAAAAGAACATGTTTAGAATGTAAAGGAAAAGGATATAAAATTACAGGTTACAATGAATGTGAAACCTGTCATGGAACAGGAGTTAAAGGTGAGGTGAACCTTAAGGATCATTTCAAGGGTTTGTCCAACAATGCAGTTAAACACTTTCAGCTGGATGAGGAAGAAGAAGTCCCATGCAGTGTTTGTAAAGGTAAAGGAGAAATAGAACTCCATGAAACATGCCAGGAATGCGGAGGTAAAGGTGAAATGAATGTATGCAAAAAATGCGGAAAGGAAATAGATTCCGGTGACTATTGCCGTGACTGTGAACCAAAGAACAAGGTTTACATATTGAGTCCTGCATGTGATATAGATGACCTTGAAGTTGGAACAGACTACAAGGGTAAAATTACAAGGGTTGAAAACTACGGAGTTTTTGTAAGTCTCAGTAAAAAGACCTACGGACTTTTAAGAATGAGATCACCCCCATTCAGTGTAGGGGAGGAACTCTTCGTTAAGATCATTGAGATAAAAAGGAAGAAGGGAGAAGTTGACCTTACAACATCCAGTATCAAGGGTAACTACGAACTTGTGACCCTTAAAAAGAATATTGCACGTACAAAAATTGGTGATATAACCACTAAATCCATGGGAAAAACAGTGAGCCTTACTGGAGAAATTGTACAGATACAACAGACTTCAGGACCAACCATATTCACAGTGTCAGATGAAACTTCCACAACATGGGCTGCAGCCTTCAACGAACCCGGTGTAAGGGTTTACCCTGAGATAATCACAGGGGACATAGTTGAAATTATGGGAGAAGTTTCACTCCACGGTGGAAAGATCCAGATAGAATCTGAGTCAATAGAGAAGGTTCAGGGCAAGGAAGAGGCAGAAATGAGGAAGCTCATAAATGATGCCCTTGATGAACGTGCAGAGCCAGAGCCAACTGAATTTTTAATTGAAAGCCCAACCCTTGATAAGTTAAGGCCAAAGATGATGGAAGCTGCAAAGGCAATAAGACGTGCTGTACTCGATGGAAGATCCATACTTGTAAGGCACCATGCAGATGCAGATGGAATATGTGCAGGAGTTGCCATTGAAAAGGCAGTTGTACCCATACTCAGGGAGGCCAACAACGACAGCGACGCAGAATGGCACTTCTTTAAAAGAGCACCAAGTAAAGCACCCTTCTATGAAATAGAAGATGTTGTTAAGGACCTATCATTCTCACTTGAAGATATGGAGAGACACGGCCAGAAACTACCTCTCCTAGTTTTACTTGATAACGGATCCACTGAGGAGGATATACTTGCCATAATGCAGGTTAAGATATACGGCATCGAAGTTGTGGTTATTGACCATCACTTCCCAGGTGAGGTCACAGATGGAAAAGTTGCAGTGGACGAGTACGTGGATACCCATGTCAACCCCTACCTTGTTGGGGGAGATTCACAGATAACAGCAGGTGCACTTGCAGTTGAAGTTGCAAAGATGATAAACCCTGATGTTAAAGAAAGACTCATACACTTCCCAGGTATAGCAGCTGTGGGGGACCATGCCAGATCAACAGAAGCTGAGGCTTACATAAAACTTGCAGAAGAAAAGGGTTACAGCCCTGAGGATCTGGATAGAGTTGCAACCTGCATAGACTTCGAAGCCTTCTTCCTCAGATTCATGAACGGCAGGGGAATCATAGACACCATACTGGGCCTTGGAGATCCGGACAAACATGAAAAACTCATTGAAGCCCTTTACAATGAATCCCAAAGAAGGGTTGAAACCCAGATGCGTGCAGCCTTACCTAACCTTAAAACACAGGAACTTCCAAACGGTTTGGTTTTCAGTGTTCTTGATGTTGAGAAGTTCGCACATAAATTCACCTACCCTGCCCCTGGTAAAACATGTGGATTTGTCCACGACAACCTGGTTCAAAGGTACGGAGAAGAAAGGCCAATCGTAACACTTGCATTTGGG